ATTAATTCCGGCGTTACGGGAGCTAACGGCGGTTTGGTAGTGACAGCCTGCGATGATCCGTCTATGCACTCATCTCAAAATGAGCAAGATTCACGTTTCTATGCAGATTTTGCAATGGTACCTTGCTTTGAGCCAAGCAATCAGCAGGAAGCTTATAATCTTGTAAAAGAGGCATTTGACTACAGCGAGAAATTTAAGATTCCAGTTCTTATGCGCCTTACCACGCGCATGGCACACTCACGTGCGGTAGTTGAAAGCGGAGAAGCAAGAGAAGAGAATAAAATGCATTATCCGGAAAATCCTCGTCAATGGGTAACCCTGCCGGCTAATTCCATTGTCCGCGGAAAACAGTTAATAAAAGATTATGCAGAATTTGAGAATCAATCCGTAACAATGGGACACAACGTCCTTATAGAGGGAAAAGATTGCTCAATGGGAATTATTGCATGCGGCATTGGCTACAACTACCTGATGGAAAATTTCCCGGACGGCTGCCCGTATCCTGTTCTAAAAATTTCTCAATATCCATTCCCAAGAGCTCTAGCTCATGAACTTGCCCGCAAATGCAAAACCATTTTAGTAATTGAAGAGGGACAACCTCTTGTAGAACAAAAACTGGTTGGTGTCTTTGAAACAGGTATCACAATTAAAGGACGTTTGGACGGCACGTTGCCAAGAACGGGAGAGCTTTCTCCGGACTGCGTACGCGCCGCTTTAGGATTAAAGCCAAATGAGACATACGCTCCTTCTCAAGTCACAGTTCCGCGCCCTCCGGCCTTATGCCAGGGATGTGGCCATCGTGATTTTTATACTGCTCTAAATGAGGTAGTTAAAGACTATCCGGAAGCTCGCGTATTTGGCGATATCGGCTGTTACACACTAGGCTGGCTGGCACCATTCCACGCCATACATTCTACAGTTGAAATGGGAGCTTCTCTTACAATGGCAATAGGTGCTGCACAAGCAGGAGTACATCCATCAATAGCAGTAATTGGAGACTCAACTTTTACTCACAGCGGCATGACAGGTCTGCTTGATGCGGTAAATATAAATTCTAATATTACGCTTTGCATCAGCGACAATCTTACTACAGGAATGACCGGAGGTCAGGATTCTGCGGGCACGGGCAAGCTGGAAAAAATATGCCTGGGCATGGGCGTCAATCCGGACCATCTGAGGGTAATTATACCTCTTCCTGCAAATTACAAAGAGATGGAAAAAGTAATACGAGAGGAGCTGGAATACAAGGGAACTTCCGTAATTATTTCTCGGCGCGAGTGTATCCAAACAGCACGCCGTCACGCGCTTAGTAAAAACAAAAAATAATGAAACAAGATATTATACTTTCAGGAGTGGGAGGACAAGGTATCCTTTCCATTGCCACTATTATAGGTTGGGCGGCACTTGACCAAAATTTACACCTTAAACAAGCAGAAGTACACGGCATGAGCCAGCGCGGAGGCGACGTACAAAGCAATCTGCGCCTCTCAACAGAATCCATTTACAGTGATCTTATCCCCCGCGGAGAGTGCGATTT
The window above is part of the Bacteroidales bacterium genome. Proteins encoded here:
- a CDS encoding thiamine pyrophosphate-dependent enzyme, whose product is MLNKNLLLGDEALALGALHAGITGVYAYPGTPSTEITEFIQQQPLTKERGIHSEWSCNEKTAMESALGTSYAGKRALVCMKHVGMNVCADAFINSGVTGANGGLVVTACDDPSMHSSQNEQDSRFYADFAMVPCFEPSNQQEAYNLVKEAFDYSEKFKIPVLMRLTTRMAHSRAVVESGEAREENKMHYPENPRQWVTLPANSIVRGKQLIKDYAEFENQSVTMGHNVLIEGKDCSMGIIACGIGYNYLMENFPDGCPYPVLKISQYPFPRALAHELARKCKTILVIEEGQPLVEQKLVGVFETGITIKGRLDGTLPRTGELSPDCVRAALGLKPNETYAPSQVTVPRPPALCQGCGHRDFYTALNEVVKDYPEARVFGDIGCYTLGWLAPFHAIHSTVEMGASLTMAIGAAQAGVHPSIAVIGDSTFTHSGMTGLLDAVNINSNITLCISDNLTTGMTGGQDSAGTGKLEKICLGMGVNPDHLRVIIPLPANYKEMEKVIREELEYKGTSVIISRRECIQTARRHALSKNKK